Within Romboutsia sp. CE17, the genomic segment CCGAACTGTGGAAAAACAACCCTATTTAATGAGTTAACAGGATCAAAACAACATGTAGGTAACTGGCCAGGAGTTACTGTTGAGAAAAAAGAAGGTAAATATAAAAAGAATAAAGATATAAATATAGTGGATTTACCAGGAATTTATTCATTATCTCCATATACTGCGGAGGAAATAGTAGCTAGGAATTATATTATTGATGAAAAGCCAGATGTACTTATAAATATAATTGATGCAACAAATATTGAAAGAAATATGTATCTTACACTTCAAATGCTTGAAACTAGTATTCCAACAGTAATAGCTCTTAATATGATGGATGAGGCAGAGAGCAGAGGAATGAAGATAAATACAGAAAAGCTGTCTAAGAACTTAGGAGTTAAGGTAGTTCCTATAGTTGCTAGAAGTGGTAAAGGCATAAATGAGCTTATGAATGCAGCTATAGAAGTTGCAAACTTTAAATCTGAACAATCACAAGAAAATGAAATATCTGGAACAGTTGAATCAGATGGAGTAGTCAGCTTAAACTTAGGTCTAAATGTATTTTCTGAAAAAATAGAAGATTATATTAGTAGCATATATTCTAAATTAAATGAAGATAATGATAACAATGCATGGAGAGCAATAAAGCTTTTAGAAGAAGATGAAATAGTAAAACAGTCTTTAACTGTTAAGGAATCTATTGAAATAAATGAAATTATAGAAAAAGCAAATACTGAATTTAACGATGATATAGAAGCAGAAATAGCAGATCAGAGATATAAATTTATATCAAAATTAGTAAATAAAACAGTGTCTAAAGGAAATTCAAAATCAAAACAAAGACAAGAAACAACTTCAGATAAAATAGACAAAATACTAACTAATAGAATATTAGCAATACCAATATTCTTAGCAGTAATGTACTTATTATTCTCAATAACTTTTTCAGAAGGTGCTATTGGTATAGGGGTATACTTACAAGGTATAGTAACAGAGTTTTGGGATGGACCATTAACTGGAGCTATAATATCGACAATTGAAAGCTTAGGGGCAGCAGATTGGGCTGTATCTCTTGTTGGTGATGGAATATTAGCAGGTTTAGGTGGGGTAGTGTCATTCTTACCTCAAATATTAGTATTATTCTTACTTATGTCTGTTCTTGAAGATAGTGGATATATGGCGAGAGTTGCCTTCGTAATGGATAAATTATTTAGAAAATTTGGTTTATCAGGAAAATCTTTCATACCACTACTAATGGGATTTGGTTGTTCTGTACCAGCACTTATGGCATCTAGAACTTTAGAAAATGACAAAGACCGTAAGATAACTATGATGATAACACCATTTATGTCTTGTGGTGCTAAGTTACCAATTTACCTAATGTTTGCAGCAACTTTATTTGCTGGAAGTAATCAAACTAATATAATTTACTTCATTTATATGTTAGGTTTAGTAGTGGCAGTTTTATCTGCACTTATTTTAAGTAAATTTGTATTAAAGGGAGAAGCTTCAAACTTTATAATGGAACTTCCTCAATATAGAATACCTACTTTAAAAAGTGTATTAATACATGGATTAGAAAAAGTTAAAGGCTTTGCAATAAAAGCAGGAACTATAATTTTAGCATCTACAATACTTATATGGCTATTATCTAGCTTCAATTTCTCAGGAATGTGTGAAATGGAAGATAGTATACTTGCAAGTATTGGTAGAAGTATTCAGTGGATATTTGCACCACTAGGATTTGGAGACTGGAAAGCTTCAGTTGGTGTTATAACTGGATGGATAGCAAAAGAAAATATAGTATCTACATTTGGTGTATTATTTGGAGCAAGTGAAGCTATAACAGAAGCAGCTATGGAAGGAAGTGCGGCAATACCAGGAGTAGCTACAGTATTTACTCAAAGTGCAGCAATTTCTTATATGATATTTAACTTATTATGTATGCCATGCTTTGCAGCAGTAGGTGCAATAAGAAGAGAAATGGGATCTTGGAAATGGACTGGAATTACAGTAGGATTCCAAATGTTAGTAGCATGGGTAGTATCATTTATTGTTTATATGGTATGCAATATGATTTTATAAGGTTAGGTAATTAAAATATGATTAACTA encodes:
- the feoB gene encoding ferrous iron transport protein B, with translation MSYTIALGGNPNCGKTTLFNELTGSKQHVGNWPGVTVEKKEGKYKKNKDINIVDLPGIYSLSPYTAEEIVARNYIIDEKPDVLINIIDATNIERNMYLTLQMLETSIPTVIALNMMDEAESRGMKINTEKLSKNLGVKVVPIVARSGKGINELMNAAIEVANFKSEQSQENEISGTVESDGVVSLNLGLNVFSEKIEDYISSIYSKLNEDNDNNAWRAIKLLEEDEIVKQSLTVKESIEINEIIEKANTEFNDDIEAEIADQRYKFISKLVNKTVSKGNSKSKQRQETTSDKIDKILTNRILAIPIFLAVMYLLFSITFSEGAIGIGVYLQGIVTEFWDGPLTGAIISTIESLGAADWAVSLVGDGILAGLGGVVSFLPQILVLFLLMSVLEDSGYMARVAFVMDKLFRKFGLSGKSFIPLLMGFGCSVPALMASRTLENDKDRKITMMITPFMSCGAKLPIYLMFAATLFAGSNQTNIIYFIYMLGLVVAVLSALILSKFVLKGEASNFIMELPQYRIPTLKSVLIHGLEKVKGFAIKAGTIILASTILIWLLSSFNFSGMCEMEDSILASIGRSIQWIFAPLGFGDWKASVGVITGWIAKENIVSTFGVLFGASEAITEAAMEGSAAIPGVATVFTQSAAISYMIFNLLCMPCFAAVGAIRREMGSWKWTGITVGFQMLVAWVVSFIVYMVCNMIL